From Streptomyces sp. Edi4, one genomic window encodes:
- a CDS encoding VCBS repeat-containing protein, with amino-acid sequence MSARTVWTAGLLAAAAATATLATTTPALAVGTGQAIGAQHAENIVAVGDFDGDGAADLFTSDPDDPNAMVSPEHLSVRAGHKDGSFGSPVTVLPKWGPWGAAVADVNGDGKLDLLSSDSQGRLSLRTGTTAGGFSDERVLDSGPRYGHIVAGDFTGNGKADVVALDGARNLYLLEGHGDGTFAQARQVAKDWRFPDLSAGDVNGDGVSELLVQDHHAEDKLHVAFADKKGGFADPQLLLDHWNFEQAMTGDFNGDGKTDLIAKPYMSIWAQQLWLGNGDGTFGAPSVVKYG; translated from the coding sequence ATGAGCGCGCGCACCGTATGGACCGCCGGCCTGCTGGCGGCGGCCGCTGCCACAGCCACTCTGGCCACCACCACTCCGGCGCTGGCGGTCGGTACGGGTCAGGCCATCGGCGCCCAGCACGCCGAAAACATCGTCGCCGTGGGGGACTTCGACGGCGACGGTGCCGCCGACCTGTTCACCAGCGACCCGGATGACCCGAACGCCATGGTGTCCCCCGAGCACCTGTCGGTGCGCGCGGGACACAAGGACGGCTCGTTCGGCAGCCCGGTGACCGTTCTCCCGAAGTGGGGTCCCTGGGGCGCCGCTGTCGCTGACGTCAACGGTGATGGAAAGCTGGACCTGCTCTCCTCCGACAGCCAGGGCCGCCTGTCCCTCCGGACGGGCACGACGGCCGGCGGCTTCAGCGACGAGCGTGTGCTGGACAGCGGTCCGCGGTACGGGCACATAGTCGCAGGTGACTTCACCGGCAACGGCAAGGCCGACGTCGTGGCCCTCGATGGCGCCCGCAACCTCTACCTGCTGGAAGGCCACGGGGACGGCACGTTCGCGCAGGCCCGGCAGGTCGCCAAGGACTGGCGCTTCCCGGACCTCTCGGCGGGCGACGTGAACGGCGACGGCGTCTCCGAGCTCCTCGTGCAGGACCACCACGCGGAGGACAAGCTCCATGTCGCCTTCGCGGACAAGAAGGGCGGCTTCGCCGACCCGCAGCTGCTCCTTGACCACTGGAACTTCGAACAGGCCATGACGGGCGACTTCAACGGCGACGGCAAGACCGACCTCATCGCCAAGCCCTACATGAGCATCTGGGCCCAGCAGTTGTGGCTGGGCAACGGCGACGGCACGTTCGGCGCGCCGAGCGTGGTGAAGTACGGCTGA
- a CDS encoding N-6 DNA methylase: MTTILLLARFVESVGEPEDEFVKRWTRAAAEAQIGLSPLMDLRAALRSASRHQLFPVPEIDRLDVEFLNGSEGADDAPWAAAFLAALTQGPTLAKASLTEVYELLLERHVQEGTFPVGEFYTPRAVARLLVETAAPRPGDRILDPACGTGGLLAVAAERIAERGRLDGASFEAHSTDRSNPRLAMMNLAIHGVDQPVVSASDPVSLFQHRGTGLVDLVLSNPPFNQHIAAHHAVDWPFGQPPESNANFAWLQLAWSRLSEEGFAVMIMPPGAAWSSGREALIRRNMIASGALLAVIALPANLFAPHTAIPVHIWVLARDKSRHLPVGDTESVLFIDASRLGTQVPRQPCTLTTEDTDRISTRFHAWRLSPSATPDESGFSRSVSHAEIDQNDGSLDPRRYVHFAPEQQPAAPDLDLMLDALDRHDGATSSSSRAVQGSLTVCERLTRRGIELPRVSLGLIVKGTRADLFEESEPGLLFAGPSGSLIRAEDYVDVGIPVVMPKDLTNNGISTASIKYVAEHQARDLERFRLHLGDVVLARRGELGRCAVVRADQQGWLCGTGCFVLRPPAELNADYFAAYLRSTEARQWLDAHSTGSMTMKTISLNALSGLPVVLPDLGVQQAVADAMRQLDEHERRLQEQLALTQQIRRDSLTGLLRS, translated from the coding sequence ATGACCACAATCCTGCTTCTCGCAAGGTTTGTTGAGTCAGTTGGTGAACCAGAGGATGAGTTCGTCAAGCGGTGGACTCGAGCGGCCGCGGAGGCCCAGATCGGCCTCTCGCCGTTGATGGACCTACGCGCCGCCCTGAGGAGCGCGAGCAGGCATCAACTCTTTCCTGTGCCTGAAATTGACAGGCTTGACGTCGAGTTCCTCAACGGGAGTGAAGGAGCAGATGACGCTCCCTGGGCAGCCGCTTTCCTTGCTGCCCTAACGCAGGGTCCGACGCTGGCCAAGGCAAGCCTGACGGAAGTCTATGAGCTCCTCCTCGAACGCCACGTTCAAGAAGGGACCTTTCCGGTAGGAGAGTTCTACACACCGCGCGCCGTCGCGCGCCTGCTCGTGGAGACTGCAGCCCCGCGACCGGGGGACCGAATCCTTGATCCGGCTTGCGGGACTGGTGGCCTTCTTGCAGTCGCAGCGGAGCGAATCGCGGAACGCGGCCGGCTGGACGGCGCTTCCTTCGAGGCTCATTCCACAGATCGCAGCAATCCACGGCTAGCGATGATGAACCTGGCCATCCACGGAGTGGATCAGCCCGTCGTAAGTGCCTCCGATCCAGTGTCGCTCTTTCAGCACCGGGGCACGGGCCTTGTTGACCTGGTGCTGAGCAACCCGCCATTCAACCAGCACATCGCGGCTCATCACGCAGTCGACTGGCCCTTCGGGCAACCGCCCGAATCCAATGCGAACTTCGCCTGGCTCCAGCTCGCGTGGAGCCGACTGAGCGAGGAGGGGTTCGCGGTAATGATCATGCCGCCGGGAGCCGCCTGGTCCAGCGGCCGTGAGGCACTGATCCGCAGGAACATGATCGCCAGCGGTGCTCTCCTCGCTGTCATTGCGTTGCCGGCGAACCTTTTCGCACCCCACACCGCCATCCCCGTGCACATCTGGGTGTTGGCACGCGACAAGTCCCGCCACCTGCCGGTAGGCGATACCGAATCCGTCCTCTTCATCGATGCAAGCAGACTCGGTACACAGGTTCCACGGCAACCATGCACCTTGACCACCGAGGACACTGATCGCATCAGCACACGGTTTCACGCGTGGCGGCTGTCTCCTTCCGCAACGCCTGATGAATCAGGATTCTCTCGTTCGGTTTCACATGCCGAGATCGACCAGAACGACGGCAGCCTCGATCCGCGCCGGTACGTCCACTTCGCCCCTGAGCAGCAGCCAGCAGCACCAGACCTTGATCTCATGCTCGATGCCCTGGACCGGCATGACGGTGCGACGTCGAGTTCGAGCCGTGCCGTCCAGGGAAGTCTCACCGTGTGCGAGCGATTGACTCGCAGGGGGATTGAACTCCCCCGTGTGTCTCTTGGGCTCATTGTGAAGGGCACTCGAGCTGACTTGTTCGAGGAATCTGAGCCCGGCCTGCTCTTCGCCGGGCCTTCGGGAAGTCTCATCCGAGCCGAGGACTACGTGGACGTCGGCATCCCCGTGGTGATGCCCAAAGACCTCACCAACAATGGCATCAGCACGGCGAGCATCAAGTACGTCGCCGAGCATCAAGCCCGTGATCTAGAACGTTTTCGCCTTCACCTCGGAGACGTGGTCCTGGCACGTCGCGGAGAACTGGGACGATGTGCGGTCGTCCGAGCGGATCAACAAGGATGGCTCTGTGGAACTGGCTGCTTCGTGCTTCGGCCGCCCGCTGAGCTGAACGCCGACTACTTCGCGGCCTACCTCCGCAGTACGGAGGCACGCCAGTGGCTCGATGCCCACTCCACGGGCAGTATGACCATGAAGACCATCTCTCTCAATGCTTTGAGTGGCTTGCCGGTTGTACTGCCAGACCTCGGAGTGCAACAGGCAGTCGCCGACGCGATGAGGCAGCTGGATGAACATGAGCGACGGCTGCAGGAGCAGCTCGCGCTCACACAACAGATCCGACGCGACTCGCTCACGGGGCTCCTGCGAAGTTGA